The following coding sequences are from one Methanococcoides orientis window:
- a CDS encoding biotin transporter BioY, protein MVNNTTNTSIASSLPATDIRKMVYASLFAALTAIGAYITIPLGPIPFTLQVVFVLLAGAMLGSKWGAISMTVYTLLGIAGLPVFSGGASGLGVILGPTGGYIIGFIAAAFVVGFLFEKNRTEKVLFNAIYVLVGSLVIYAFGLTHLMLVADMSFMQAITVGFLPFIGGALVKIVVAAYIATSYKI, encoded by the coding sequence ATGGTTAACAATACTACAAATACTTCTATAGCATCGTCCCTTCCTGCAACCGATATCAGAAAAATGGTCTATGCATCCCTATTTGCGGCATTGACTGCCATTGGGGCCTACATCACTATCCCGCTTGGTCCGATCCCGTTCACCCTTCAGGTTGTGTTCGTCCTGCTGGCAGGTGCAATGCTGGGAAGTAAATGGGGTGCAATAAGTATGACCGTTTACACTCTGCTCGGGATTGCCGGCCTTCCGGTATTTTCAGGCGGTGCTTCAGGTCTCGGTGTGATCCTTGGTCCTACAGGTGGTTACATCATTGGTTTTATCGCAGCAGCATTTGTTGTGGGATTCCTTTTCGAAAAGAACAGGACTGAAAAGGTTCTTTTCAATGCGATCTATGTTCTCGTGGGGTCACTTGTGATCTATGCCTTCGGCCTGACTCATCTGATGCTTGTTGCAGATATGTCCTTCATGCAGGCAATCACTGTAGGCTTTCTTCCTTTCATTGGTGGAGCTCTTGTAAAAATAGTAGTTGCTGCATATATTGCTACCAGCTATAAGATATAA
- a CDS encoding ATP-binding cassette domain-containing protein, translating into MIRFEGVSYSYPDGHLGLNGIDFRIEKGTFTTIIGDNGSGKSTLVRHMNGLLKPSQGTVSVCGMQTSCPGDIWKIRQMVGMVFQDPHSQSVGATVEDDVAFGPENLALEREEIRSRVSDSILDVGLEGFEEYLLMNLSGGQLQKTALAGVLAMKPEYLVFDEVTSMLDQESRSQVLEIALELNRMGKTIVYVTHHMEEALASDRVIVMEGGSISIDGSPGDVFRELYNSGSRIPPLMELAFRLQDSRILDKGVLPLGPNALMEELCRSM; encoded by the coding sequence ATGATAAGGTTTGAAGGAGTAAGTTATAGCTATCCGGATGGTCACCTGGGACTCAATGGGATTGACTTCCGGATAGAAAAGGGAACGTTCACTACGATAATAGGTGACAATGGTAGTGGAAAGTCTACCCTTGTACGTCACATGAACGGGCTCCTTAAGCCTTCACAAGGCACTGTCTCAGTATGTGGAATGCAGACTTCCTGCCCCGGGGATATTTGGAAGATTCGCCAGATGGTCGGAATGGTATTCCAGGACCCTCATTCCCAGTCTGTGGGCGCTACTGTGGAAGACGATGTTGCTTTTGGTCCGGAGAACCTGGCACTTGAGCGTGAAGAGATCCGCAGTCGTGTGTCTGATTCTATCCTTGATGTAGGTCTTGAAGGCTTCGAAGAATACCTGTTGATGAACTTAAGTGGCGGACAGTTGCAAAAGACAGCACTTGCCGGTGTACTGGCCATGAAGCCTGAATATCTTGTGTTCGATGAGGTCACATCAATGCTGGACCAGGAGTCCCGGTCCCAGGTACTGGAAATCGCACTGGAGCTTAACAGGATGGGGAAAACCATTGTCTATGTAACCCATCATATGGAGGAGGCTCTTGCATCAGACCGTGTCATTGTGATGGAGGGTGGGTCAATTAGCATTGATGGGTCTCCTGGAGATGTGTTCCGTGAACTTTACAATTCCGGAAGCCGTATCCCTCCTCTCATGGAGCTCGCGTTCAGGCTTCAGGATTCCAGAATACTGGATAAGGGTGTGCTGCCTCTGGGTCCAAATGCTCTAATGGAGGAGCTATGTCGATCGATGTGA
- a CDS encoding ATP-binding cassette domain-containing protein, producing MSIDVKDLCFSYGKGKTEGRVLSDISFSIDGSESVGIVGKVGCGKTTLIKHLNGLLVPDSGNVLVDGLLSSEKEVCKKVGILFQHPSKQLFCNTVFEDIAYGPKNFGVSGDELDGCVNKAIRGVGLAEEILERSPFSLSGGEMRLVALAGVLSSFPDYIVLDEPTSGLSSIGKANLFRILDSLKKNGVGIVLVSHQLEEVLDVVDRLIYLDDGKITFEGTPSEYLASMPSPVPQVTELMRGLKRSGIDVKDDIFSVDHAFEEIYAAWAKKRSVL from the coding sequence ATGTCGATCGATGTGAAGGATCTGTGCTTTTCTTACGGGAAAGGAAAAACTGAGGGTCGGGTCCTTAGCGACATCTCATTTTCCATCGATGGCAGCGAGTCTGTGGGAATTGTTGGTAAGGTAGGATGCGGTAAGACTACTTTGATAAAGCATCTAAATGGTCTCCTTGTGCCGGATTCCGGAAATGTTCTCGTTGATGGTCTGCTTTCTTCTGAAAAAGAAGTGTGTAAAAAAGTAGGTATTCTTTTCCAGCACCCTTCAAAGCAATTGTTCTGCAATACCGTTTTTGAAGATATTGCGTATGGTCCGAAGAATTTCGGGGTAAGTGGGGATGAACTTGATGGGTGTGTTAATAAAGCTATAAGGGGGGTAGGTCTTGCTGAGGAGATACTTGAAAGATCACCTTTCAGTTTGAGTGGTGGTGAGATGCGCCTTGTCGCTCTTGCAGGTGTCTTATCCTCATTTCCGGATTATATTGTTCTGGACGAACCTACTTCCGGCTTAAGCAGCATTGGAAAAGCTAATCTTTTCAGGATACTGGACTCTCTGAAAAAGAATGGTGTCGGAATTGTACTTGTGTCCCATCAACTGGAAGAAGTACTTGATGTTGTGGACAGGCTGATCTATCTGGACGATGGAAAAATTACATTTGAAGGAACGCCTTCGGAATATCTTGCGTCTATGCCTTCGCCGGTACCACAGGTCACAGAACTTATGAGGGGATTGAAGAGATCCGGCATTGATGTGAAGGATGATATCTTTTCCGTGGATCACGCCTTTGAGGAGATCTATGCTGCCTGGGCAAAAAAAAGGAGTGTCCTCTAA
- a CDS encoding energy-coupling factor transporter transmembrane component T family protein has translation MAGPLFSYVRGNSFLHNMDPRAKIISVMCLSILIFNVSVLSHLFVLAVLFAMLTNIAGVSITLAIRSLRPMVIFFGFIFLIHLFFTAGNPIFSLAFSPTYEGLEKGAVVAGRFILLILFGSLVTSTTRPALITSGIEHLLRPLPLRKLGTTSFEVATMMSLAIYFVPHLLWYVGQIKDAQMSRGLKYGHHPISGMLSLAIPALRGSMRMADDVALSMESRCYQGNYRTSLFEMKMATSDLLICIFVVFGTALMLYA, from the coding sequence ATGGCAGGACCACTTTTCTCCTATGTGAGGGGAAACTCTTTTCTTCACAACATGGACCCGCGTGCGAAGATCATTTCTGTGATGTGTCTGAGCATTCTGATATTCAATGTTTCCGTGCTGTCTCATTTGTTCGTTCTGGCAGTTCTTTTTGCGATGCTGACAAACATAGCAGGTGTGAGCATAACCCTGGCTATACGATCCCTCCGTCCAATGGTCATCTTCTTTGGTTTTATTTTTCTTATCCATCTGTTCTTTACAGCCGGAAATCCGATATTTTCTCTTGCCTTTTCACCAACATACGAAGGCCTTGAAAAAGGGGCAGTTGTCGCCGGTCGTTTCATCCTGTTGATCCTGTTTGGTTCCCTGGTAACTTCCACCACAAGACCGGCTTTGATAACCAGTGGGATAGAGCACTTGCTTCGTCCTCTTCCTTTAAGGAAATTGGGGACCACTTCTTTTGAAGTAGCGACAATGATGTCACTGGCAATTTATTTTGTTCCACATCTGCTGTGGTATGTGGGGCAGATAAAGGATGCACAGATGTCTCGCGGATTGAAGTATGGGCACCATCCTATATCCGGAATGTTATCTCTGGCAATACCTGCTTTGAGAGGTTCAATGCGTATGGCTGATGATGTTGCACTGTCAATGGAGTCCCGTTGCTATCAGGGAAATTATCGCACATCGCTCTTTGAAATGAAAATGGCAACATCTGATCTTCTTATCTGTATCTTCGTAGTTTTTGGAACAGCGCTAATGTTATATGCATGA
- a CDS encoding ArsR/SmtB family transcription factor, which translates to MVTSHTCELVDKEAINSLISNLPEDDAIVRVSNIFHALQSGPRLKIMYLLLEKEMCVCELEFALKMSQSAISHNLRTLRQLDLVRTKKKGRFVVYSVADEHVKMLLDLSRKHAMGCAF; encoded by the coding sequence ATGGTAACATCTCATACATGTGAACTGGTAGATAAGGAAGCTATAAACTCCCTTATATCCAACCTTCCTGAAGACGATGCAATAGTGAGGGTGTCCAATATCTTCCATGCACTTCAATCAGGTCCCCGCCTGAAGATCATGTATCTCTTGCTGGAAAAAGAAATGTGTGTATGTGAACTTGAATTTGCGCTTAAGATGAGCCAATCGGCGATATCTCACAATCTTCGAACCCTTCGCCAGCTCGACCTTGTCAGGACCAAAAAGAAAGGTCGTTTCGTTGTCTATTCAGTTGCAGATGAACACGTAAAAATGCTCCTTGATCTGTCTCGCAAGCATGCCATGGGGTGTGCATTCTGA
- a CDS encoding SO_0444 family Cu/Zn efflux transporter, with translation MSVVDSVAEALSGILIESWHIFAEAAPYLLLGFGIAGLLHVFVPDDKVMQYLGSSAGKFRSVLNASILGVPLPLCSCGVVPAALSLRNRGATKGATLSFLISTPQTGVDSIAITYALLDPIMTVFRPVATFATAVVAGVTENILNFSKEVPGKVPLSKSAVPLAVLPMTSATPDACGCGSCGGPDEEAGNFVQKVRSGVKYAYIELLGDIGFWLIVGVVIAGIISYFVPANMVGSYLGGGIGSMLLALVVGIPLYICATASTPLAAVLILKGMSPGAAFVFLLAGPATNAATITMVLKFLGKRTTVVYLASIALCAIISGLVLDQIYSSLGIDALSIAGSASEIMPDEVKNVFAVLLLPLLVYGMYSRKKCVDK, from the coding sequence CTGAGCGTTGTTGATTCCGTTGCAGAAGCACTCTCAGGTATACTGATCGAGTCATGGCATATCTTTGCCGAAGCTGCTCCTTACCTGTTACTGGGTTTTGGTATAGCAGGTTTATTGCATGTTTTTGTTCCGGATGATAAAGTAATGCAGTATCTGGGCAGCTCTGCAGGAAAGTTCAGGTCTGTTCTCAACGCATCTATTTTAGGGGTGCCTCTGCCACTATGCTCTTGCGGGGTCGTGCCTGCTGCACTATCTCTTCGGAACAGGGGTGCTACAAAAGGTGCAACTCTCTCATTCCTGATCTCGACCCCGCAGACAGGGGTGGATTCCATTGCTATAACCTATGCCCTTCTTGATCCAATAATGACAGTCTTCAGGCCGGTGGCAACATTTGCTACTGCTGTTGTCGCGGGCGTGACCGAGAATATATTGAACTTTTCAAAGGAAGTGCCTGGTAAGGTTCCACTATCTAAAAGTGCAGTACCATTAGCGGTGCTTCCAATGACCTCTGCCACGCCAGATGCATGTGGATGTGGTTCATGTGGTGGTCCTGATGAAGAAGCTGGGAATTTTGTGCAGAAAGTGAGGTCTGGCGTAAAGTATGCTTACATTGAATTACTTGGAGATATCGGTTTCTGGCTTATTGTCGGGGTCGTAATTGCAGGTATTATCTCTTACTTCGTACCAGCAAACATGGTGGGCAGCTATCTTGGTGGCGGAATTGGATCCATGTTGCTTGCTCTTGTTGTGGGGATACCACTTTACATCTGTGCAACTGCTTCCACTCCACTTGCAGCGGTTCTTATCTTAAAAGGGATGAGTCCCGGTGCTGCATTCGTGTTCCTGCTTGCAGGGCCGGCTACTAACGCAGCCACGATCACCATGGTACTGAAATTCCTTGGTAAAAGGACCACTGTAGTTTATCTTGCATCGATAGCATTGTGTGCAATTATCAGTGGACTCGTTCTCGATCAGATATACTCAAGTCTGGGCATCGATGCACTTTCAATAGCAGGAAGTGCCAGTGAGATCATGCCCGATGAAGTAAAGAACGTTTTTGCAGTATTGCTACTACCATTGTTGGTGTATGGCATGTACAGTAGAAAAAAGTGCGTTGATAAATAA
- a CDS encoding hydantoinase/oxoprolinase family protein, whose amino-acid sequence MKYSLGIDAGGTYTDAVLLRDSDEVIIASNKALTTYPDPLEGIRNAIDGIDGEYLRDIKVVSVSTTLSTNSILEGTGFPVGLILVGNYEVNKDLPTEHFAQVNGGHNYNGIESSPLDEDAVKAFAEGIKDRVAAFAVSSYFSIRNHDHELRVKEIVKETTGLPVVCAHELSQDLGAFERAVTAFFNAQLIPITENFMSTVEQYIVSKGVDANVFMLKCDGSVIGIRSALEKPIESIFSGPAGSLVGASFLTGNETCAVIDVGGTSTDISVINGGVPDMSESGAVVGGWKTRVKAIKMETSAMGGDSDVWVKDNQVNIGPRRVIPLCRAADLYPEFLEQLKTNPMPSKGLLGTNFQPTKFFIRTGYDPIDITDMEKEVLAAISETPTSLREIKYRLKKYPSAKHIDLLLQKRLIQTIGFTPTDALHVLGDYEEHTVEASEIGAKYLGSLCKRDAQEFAAFVKQEFAKNMASDLMSFFLEGVPKNEIRKIFDIESPTKFKVEMPVVLIGGPVVAYLDNLKEILDADIVVPEFSNVGNAAGALAAKGIRRVDFLVRPVSMAAPDWEFYVFSEKGRMNFYEYEEALEYATTTGRETIIQYMSDAGLDPEHVKVDVEKEEIIPDGWDHPLETRIRVMGVGASLVEEEC is encoded by the coding sequence ATGAAATACAGTCTTGGTATAGACGCAGGTGGAACTTACACAGACGCAGTACTCCTGAGGGATTCGGATGAGGTTATCATTGCTTCTAACAAAGCACTTACAACATATCCTGATCCTCTGGAGGGCATAAGAAATGCGATCGATGGGATCGATGGGGAATATCTCAGGGACATTAAGGTTGTATCCGTTTCAACCACACTTTCCACGAATAGTATTCTGGAAGGCACGGGTTTTCCTGTAGGTCTGATTCTTGTTGGAAACTATGAGGTAAATAAGGACCTTCCAACTGAACATTTTGCTCAGGTAAATGGTGGGCACAACTATAATGGTATAGAGTCATCACCTCTGGATGAGGATGCTGTAAAGGCCTTTGCAGAAGGTATCAAAGACCGTGTTGCGGCATTTGCGGTTTCGTCCTATTTTAGTATTCGTAATCATGACCATGAACTAAGAGTAAAAGAGATCGTCAAGGAAACTACAGGGCTTCCTGTTGTATGTGCTCATGAGCTTTCACAGGACCTTGGAGCTTTCGAAAGGGCAGTTACTGCATTCTTTAATGCCCAGCTTATTCCTATCACTGAGAATTTCATGTCTACTGTGGAACAGTATATTGTTTCCAAAGGTGTGGATGCAAATGTTTTCATGCTCAAATGTGATGGTTCTGTCATTGGTATCAGAAGTGCCCTTGAAAAGCCGATCGAGTCTATATTCTCAGGCCCGGCGGGCAGTCTTGTGGGTGCATCTTTCCTGACCGGCAACGAGACCTGTGCGGTGATCGATGTGGGTGGGACGAGTACTGATATTTCTGTCATAAATGGCGGTGTTCCGGACATGAGTGAGTCAGGTGCTGTCGTGGGCGGCTGGAAGACAAGGGTCAAGGCCATCAAGATGGAGACCTCTGCAATGGGGGGTGACAGTGATGTATGGGTCAAGGATAACCAGGTCAACATCGGGCCAAGGAGGGTGATCCCACTTTGTCGTGCTGCAGATCTTTATCCTGAATTCCTTGAGCAGCTTAAGACTAACCCCATGCCTTCTAAAGGATTGCTTGGCACGAATTTCCAGCCAACCAAGTTCTTCATCAGGACCGGATATGACCCGATCGATATAACCGACATGGAAAAAGAGGTACTTGCCGCAATATCAGAAACCCCTACATCATTAAGGGAGATCAAGTATCGTCTGAAAAAGTATCCTTCAGCTAAACATATCGATCTTCTGCTTCAGAAACGCCTGATCCAGACCATCGGTTTTACACCTACAGATGCATTGCACGTGCTTGGTGACTATGAAGAGCACACTGTCGAGGCATCGGAAATAGGCGCAAAGTATCTTGGTTCCCTGTGCAAGAGGGATGCTCAGGAATTTGCTGCTTTTGTAAAACAGGAATTTGCCAAGAACATGGCATCTGATCTCATGTCCTTCTTCCTGGAGGGTGTGCCCAAGAACGAGATCCGTAAGATATTTGACATCGAGTCCCCGACAAAGTTCAAAGTAGAGATGCCTGTGGTCCTGATAGGCGGTCCTGTGGTTGCATATCTTGATAACCTCAAAGAGATACTTGATGCGGATATAGTGGTCCCTGAATTCTCGAATGTTGGTAATGCAGCGGGTGCGCTGGCAGCAAAAGGTATTCGCAGGGTGGATTTCCTTGTCAGGCCTGTTTCAATGGCAGCTCCTGACTGGGAATTCTATGTTTTCTCTGAGAAAGGACGAATGAATTTCTATGAGTATGAAGAAGCTCTTGAATATGCCACGACGACAGGAAGGGAAACGATCATCCAGTATATGTCCGATGCAGGTCTGGATCCTGAACATGTAAAGGTTGATGTGGAGAAAGAAGAGATCATCCCTGACGGCTGGGACCACCCACTTGAAACAAGAATACGCGTTATGGGTGTTGGTGCCAGTCTTGTGGAAGAGGAGTGTTAA
- a CDS encoding class II fructose-bisphosphate aldolase translates to MTNNNFEPIPSSLMFKSLLDKDTIIMTANPRIALVMKGIMRAAKDMDAPLIFELARSECNLEGGYAGLKPSDLSRMAREAAKEVGFDMWALHADHIGIKKGDDGDIESTKALVSGQIDAGFTSFAIDASHLFNFQGGNLREELADNIDATTKIGLHIKENMGDKGYGLEVEVGEIGREDEHGRVLTSPEEAVTFIKALNENGVFPHFLAIANGSAHGNTYDASGNLIEQVSIDIDQTIAVAQALKDNNLDVRIAQHGITGTPRDLIHNNFPHGDIVKGNVATFYQNIVWDIFKVYEPELYQDIRNWTIETYKEKAPGKNDTEIFGKFSKFAVKQFFDRIYSVSDDTKAAIDAMCYAETLLFIKAFKGEGTAQMVRDSIN, encoded by the coding sequence ATGACCAATAATAATTTTGAGCCAATACCAAGTTCATTAATGTTTAAGAGCCTGCTTGACAAGGACACTATTATAATGACCGCTAACCCGAGGATAGCACTTGTCATGAAAGGCATTATGCGCGCTGCTAAGGACATGGATGCACCGCTCATCTTCGAGCTTGCAAGGTCCGAGTGTAATCTTGAAGGTGGATATGCCGGATTGAAGCCATCAGACCTTTCAAGGATGGCAAGAGAGGCAGCAAAGGAAGTCGGTTTTGATATGTGGGCTTTGCATGCTGATCACATCGGTATCAAGAAAGGGGATGATGGGGATATTGAATCTACAAAGGCCCTTGTAAGCGGACAGATCGATGCAGGATTCACATCATTTGCAATTGACGCATCCCATCTGTTCAACTTCCAGGGTGGCAACCTGCGCGAAGAGCTTGCTGACAATATCGATGCAACCACAAAGATCGGTCTTCACATCAAGGAGAACATGGGGGACAAGGGATATGGTCTTGAAGTAGAGGTTGGCGAGATCGGCAGGGAAGATGAGCACGGAAGGGTACTTACCAGTCCGGAAGAGGCAGTTACATTCATCAAGGCATTGAACGAGAATGGTGTCTTCCCTCACTTTTTGGCAATCGCCAATGGAAGTGCACACGGAAATACCTATGATGCCAGCGGAAATCTTATTGAACAGGTGTCCATCGATATCGATCAGACAATTGCAGTTGCACAGGCACTGAAGGACAACAACCTGGATGTGAGGATCGCACAGCACGGTATTACAGGTACCCCACGTGATCTGATCCACAACAATTTCCCTCACGGCGACATCGTCAAAGGAAATGTGGCAACTTTCTATCAGAACATCGTCTGGGACATATTCAAGGTCTACGAACCTGAACTCTATCAGGATATCCGTAACTGGACCATTGAGACCTATAAGGAAAAAGCACCTGGTAAGAACGACACTGAGATATTCGGCAAGTTCAGCAAGTTTGCAGTCAAGCAGTTCTTTGACAGGATATACTCTGTGTCCGATGACACAAAAGCTGCAATTGACGCAATGTGCTACGCTGAGACCCTTCTGTTCATTAAGGCATTCAAAGGGGAAGGTACTGCCCAGATGGTCAGGGACTCGATTAACTAA
- a CDS encoding ABC transporter permease, translated as MISIEDIQSNMYLQLAKRNLKRQTFRTVLAAIGIIIGVIAISSMGILGNSLKMSVTDSFGDIGDKLLIYPAPGEDGVTEKQISQMKKVDGIDAIIPAYSTGDRVEYKNSYTFGSIYSIEREDLEKLVEVEDGQFFKSGSTDCVIGASIADTLDLKTGSKIEIGDSRLRVIGILKERGMGFDINADTGVFTSVQMYEKMYPEEGDEYDFVVVRAEELDKVDDIKEDIENLLNRKEEVITVFATNIILESINEAFKSISLFLMGIGSISLIVAGVSILNVMLMSTMERTKEIGVMKAVGASRKDVLTMFLLEALLLGIAASLIGGLFTIGAGYLILSLVVKNTSYLFSLSTLLYILEGILFGVATSLIGGMYPAWKASNMRPLDALRYE; from the coding sequence ATGATATCTATTGAAGATATACAGAGCAACATGTACCTGCAACTTGCAAAGAGAAATCTCAAGCGTCAGACCTTCCGGACAGTACTTGCAGCCATAGGTATAATCATTGGCGTCATTGCCATCTCATCCATGGGGATACTCGGGAACAGCCTGAAAATGTCGGTCACCGATTCATTCGGGGACATTGGAGACAAACTTCTCATATACCCTGCACCTGGAGAGGACGGGGTTACCGAAAAGCAGATCAGCCAAATGAAAAAGGTGGACGGCATAGATGCCATAATCCCTGCCTATTCAACAGGAGACCGGGTCGAATACAAGAACAGCTATACCTTTGGGTCCATCTATAGCATCGAACGAGAGGACCTGGAAAAGCTGGTAGAGGTGGAAGACGGACAGTTCTTCAAATCCGGCTCCACGGATTGTGTGATCGGAGCCTCCATTGCTGATACCCTTGACCTGAAGACCGGGAGCAAGATAGAAATAGGAGATTCAAGGCTCAGAGTAATAGGCATCCTGAAAGAGCGCGGAATGGGATTCGATATCAATGCAGATACAGGCGTGTTCACATCGGTTCAGATGTATGAAAAGATGTACCCTGAAGAGGGGGATGAATATGATTTTGTCGTCGTCCGGGCAGAGGAACTTGACAAGGTTGATGACATAAAAGAAGATATTGAAAATCTTCTGAACAGGAAAGAAGAAGTAATAACCGTTTTCGCGACCAATATTATCCTTGAGAGCATCAATGAAGCATTCAAGTCCATTTCCCTTTTCCTCATGGGGATAGGTTCGATCTCACTAATAGTAGCAGGTGTCAGCATATTGAACGTCATGCTCATGTCCACAATGGAACGCACCAAAGAGATCGGTGTGATGAAAGCAGTCGGAGCCTCACGAAAGGACGTGCTCACAATGTTCCTTCTGGAAGCTCTGCTTCTGGGAATTGCTGCAAGCCTTATCGGAGGTTTGTTTACCATCGGAGCAGGATATCTAATACTTTCACTGGTGGTAAAGAATACATCATACCTGTTCTCATTATCAACATTACTCTACATACTTGAGGGAATCCTATTCGGTGTTGCTACAAGCCTTATTGGCGGAATGTACCCTGCATGGAAAGCATCGAATATGAGACCCCTCGATGCATTGCGTTACGAGTGA
- a CDS encoding ABC transporter ATP-binding protein has translation MKSKNDGEPMSDPIVQLQNVRKIYTLGTSEIHALNGVNISIEKGDFVTIMGSSGSGKSTLLNMVGCLDTPTSGKVKINGTNITKLDDDKLTAIRRDNIGFIFQQFNLIPTLTAIENVEIPMIFSRITPTLRKKRAMHALEQAQLDPEYASHRPNELSGGQQQRVAIARALANEPPILLADEPTGNLDSKTGKSIMELLVRLNEEGTTLIVVTHDHKLTEYSNKTIVLMDGEVSDDIY, from the coding sequence ATGAAATCGAAGAATGATGGGGAACCTATGTCCGATCCGATAGTCCAGTTACAAAATGTCAGGAAGATCTATACCCTGGGAACAAGTGAGATACATGCACTCAATGGAGTCAACATATCCATTGAAAAAGGAGATTTTGTCACAATAATGGGATCATCCGGTTCAGGAAAATCCACACTTCTTAACATGGTAGGCTGTCTTGACACACCCACATCAGGTAAAGTCAAGATCAATGGAACGAATATAACCAAACTTGATGATGACAAGCTTACAGCCATCCGCAGGGACAATATAGGCTTCATCTTCCAGCAGTTCAACCTGATCCCAACCCTGACTGCGATCGAGAATGTTGAGATTCCCATGATATTCAGCAGGATCACACCAACCCTGCGAAAAAAGCGGGCCATGCATGCACTGGAACAGGCACAGCTTGATCCGGAATACGCATCCCATCGCCCGAACGAGCTATCGGGAGGACAGCAACAGAGAGTTGCTATTGCCCGTGCCCTTGCAAATGAGCCACCGATACTTCTTGCTGATGAACCTACCGGAAACCTTGATTCAAAAACCGGGAAGAGTATCATGGAGTTGCTGGTCCGGCTAAATGAAGAAGGCACTACCTTGATAGTTGTCACCCACGACCATAAACTTACTGAATACTCCAATAAGACCATCGTACTAATGGACGGAGAGGTTTCCGATGATATCTATTGA